Proteins encoded in a region of the Trypanosoma brucei gambiense DAL972 chromosome 11, complete sequence genome:
- a CDS encoding ribonucleoside-diphosphate reductase small chain gives MPPKSHKRSRKEGEVEEPLLTENPDRYVIFPIKYPDIWQKYKEAESSIWTVEEIDLGNDMTDWEKLDDGERHFIKHVLAFFAASDGIVLENLAERFMCEVQVPEVRCFYGFQIAMENIHSETYSVLIDTYVVDPDEKQRLLHAIRTIPCIEKKAKWAIEWIGSQTSFPTRLVAFAAVEGIFFSGSFCAIFWLKKRGLMPGLTFSNELISRDEGLHTDFACLLYEKYIVNKLPRDRVLEIICNAVSIEREFICDALPVRLIGMNSQLMTQYIEFVADRLLVSLGYDRHYNSKNPFDFMDMISLQGKTNFFEKKVGEYQKAGVMSSERSSKVFSLDADF, from the coding sequence ATGCCACCCAAATCTCACAAGCGCTCGCGTAAGGAaggggaggtggaggagccaCTTCTGACAGAAAACCCCGACCGCTACGTTATCTTCCCCATCAAGTACCCTGACATATGGCAGAAGTACAAGGAGGCGGAGAGCAGCATCTGGACGGTGGAGGAAATCGATCTTGGGAATGACATGACAGATTGGGAGAAGCTGGACGACGGCGAGCGACACTTCATCAAACATGTGTTGGCTTTCTTCGCGGCAAGCGATGGCATTGTGCTGGAGAACCTTGCGGAACGGTTCATGTGCGAAGTGCAGGTACCTGAAGTTCGATGTTTCTATGGGTTCCAGATTGCTATGGAAAATATCCATTCTGAGACATACTCCGTGTTGATCGATACGTATGTTGTGGATCCCGACGAAAAGCAACGACTGCTACATGCCATAAGGACGATTCCGTGTATTGAGAAAAAGGCCAAATGGGCGATTGAATGGATTGGCAGTCAGACTTCGTTCCCTACGCGGCTCGTCGCGTTTGCGGCTGTCGAGGGCATATTTTTCTCTGGCTCGTTCTGCGCCATTTTTTGGTTAAAGAAGCGTGGCTTGATGCCCGGGCTCACCTTCAGCAACGAGCTGATTTCACGTGATGAGGGTCTGCACACTGACTTTGCTTGCCTATTATACGAGAAGTATATCGTAAACAAGCTGCCGAGGGATCGTGTGCTTGAAATTATATGCAATGCAGTATCAATTGAACGAGAGTTCATTTGCGATGCATTACCTGTCCGCTTAATTGGAATGAATTCTCAGCTGATGACTCAGTACATTGAGTTTGTCGCCGATCGGCTCCTGGTGTCCTTGGGGTACGACCGTCATTACAACTCGAAGAACCCATTTGACTTCATGGATATGATTTCTCTTCAGGGGAAAACTAACTTTTTCGAGAAGAAGGTTGGTGAGTATCAGAAGGCTGGTGTGATGAGTTCCGAAAGGTCGTCAAAGGTTTTCTCTCTGGACGCAGATTTCTAG
- a CDS encoding ribonucleoside-diphosphate reductase small chain produces MPPKSHKCSRKEGEVEEPLLTENPDRYVIFPIKYPDIWQKYKEAESSIWTVEEIDLGNDMTDWEKLDDGERHFIKHVLAFFAASDGIVLENLAERFMCEVQVPEVRCFYGFQIAMENIHSETYSVLIDTYVVDPDEKQRLLHAIRTIPCIEKKAKWAIEWIGSQTSFPTRLVAFAAVEGIFFSGSFCAIFWLKKRGLMPGLTFSNELISRDEGLHTDFACLLYEKYIVNKLPRDRVLEIICNAVSIEREFICDALPVRLIGMNSQLMTQYIEFVADRLLVSLGYDRHYNSKNPFDFMDMISLQGKTNFFEKKVGEYQKAGVMSSERSSKVFSLDADF; encoded by the coding sequence ATGCCACCCAAATCTCACAAATGCTCGCGTAAGGAaggggaggtggaggagccaCTTCTGACAGAAAACCCCGACCGCTACGTTATCTTCCCCATCAAGTACCCTGACATATGGCAGAAGTACAAGGAGGCGGAGAGCAGCATCTGGACGGTGGAGGAAATCGACCTTGGGAATGACATGACAGATTGGGAGAAGCTGGACGACGGCGAGCGACACTTCATCAAACATGTGTTGGCTTTCTTCGCGGCAAGCGATGGCATTGTGCTGGAGAACCTTGCGGAACGGTTCATGTGCGAAGTGCAGGTACCTGAAGTTCGATGTTTCTATGGGTTCCAGATTGCTATGGAAAATATCCATTCTGAGACATACTCCGTGTTGATCGATACGTATGTTGTGGATCCCGACGAAAAGCAACGACTGCTACATGCCATAAGGACGATTCCGTGTATTGAGAAAAAGGCCAAATGGGCGATTGAATGGATTGGCAGTCAGACTTCGTTCCCTACGCGGCTCGTCGCGTTTGCGGCTGTCGAGGGCATATTTTTCTCTGGCTCGTTCTGCGCCATTTTTTGGTTAAAGAAGCGTGGCTTGATGCCCGGGCTCACCTTCAGCAACGAGCTGATTTCACGTGATGAGGGTCTGCACACTGACTTTGCTTGCCTATTATACGAGAAGTATATCGTAAACAAGCTGCCGAGGGATCGTGTGCTTGAAATTATATGCAATGCAGTATCAATTGAACGAGAGTTCATTTGCGATGCATTACCTGTCCGCTTAATTGGAATGAATTCTCAGCTGATGACTCAGTACATTGAGTTTGTCGCCGATCGGCTCCTGGTGTCCTTGGGGTACGACCGTCATTACAACTCGAAGAACCCATTTGACTTCATGGATATGATTTCTCTTCAGGGGAAAACTAACTTTTTCGAGAAGAAGGTTGGTGAGTATCAGAAGGCTGGTGTGATGAGTTCCGAAAGGTCGTCAAAGGTTTTCTCTCTGGACGCAGATTTCTAG